Below is a genomic region from Gemmatimonadota bacterium.
CCTCCCTTAGCAGCCCGTGGTAGAAGTACAGCGGGCTGCTACGGCCAGCCGGGCCTCCAGGCGTCCTCAAGGTGCTCCAAGCGCGTGACGCGGCCGTCCAAAGCGACCTCGATGGCGATGACGTCGAAGCGGACCGGACCGTCAGCAGGCATGTTCCGAACCAGGTACTCCGCGGCGACGGCTTCGATCTCGCGGCGCTTCTTCCAGGTCACGGCCTCTTCAGGATGACCGCACTCGCCCCCTGCCCGGGTTTTCACTTCGACGAACGCGAGCAGCCGGCCCTTTCGCACGACCAGGTCGACCTCGCGGCGGCCGAAGCGATAGTTTCGTGCCATGACGGTCCAGCCCGCCGAGCGGAGGTAGCGGACGGCGAGCCGCTCGCCACGACGGCCCAACACGTGCGGCGGGTGGTCCGGGAAAGTGCCCATCCAGAACGATCGCAACCCGGCTGGGACCGAGGGATGAGCGGATG
It encodes:
- a CDS encoding YraN family protein, translated to MGTFPDHPPHVLGRRGERLAVRYLRSAGWTVMARNYRFGRREVDLVVRKGRLLAFVEVKTRAGGECGHPEEAVTWKKRREIEAVAAEYLVRNMPADGPVRFDVIAIEVALDGRVTRLEHLEDAWRPGWP